A genomic segment from Desulfonatronum lacustre DSM 10312 encodes:
- the nth gene encoding endonuclease III codes for MSENINARATQISARLHSRYPLPVTMLDWKNPWELLVATVLAAQCTDARVNMVTPEFFRRWPGPGELSVAPLDEVEKVVHSTGFFRQKAKNLITSAKRIIEVYGGKVPETMADLLTLPGVARKTANIVLSNALGKHEGIAVDTHVRRLSFRLGLTTSTNPTIIERDMMQLFPRDQWGDINHLLVLHGRDTCTARKPRCPDCILTALCPKHGLS; via the coding sequence ATGAGCGAAAATATCAACGCTCGCGCCACCCAAATCTCCGCCCGCCTCCACTCCCGCTACCCGCTCCCCGTGACCATGCTGGACTGGAAGAATCCCTGGGAGTTGCTGGTGGCCACGGTCTTGGCGGCCCAGTGTACGGACGCCCGGGTGAACATGGTCACGCCGGAATTCTTTCGCCGTTGGCCGGGTCCGGGGGAATTGAGCGTCGCGCCACTTGACGAAGTCGAGAAGGTGGTCCATTCAACGGGCTTTTTCCGGCAAAAAGCCAAGAATCTCATCACCTCGGCCAAGCGCATCATTGAGGTGTACGGCGGAAAGGTGCCGGAGACCATGGCCGATCTGCTCACCCTGCCCGGCGTGGCCCGCAAGACCGCGAACATCGTGCTGTCCAATGCCTTGGGCAAGCACGAAGGCATCGCCGTGGACACCCACGTCCGCCGCCTCTCGTTCCGCCTTGGCCTGACAACCTCCACCAATCCAACGATCATTGAACGGGATATGATGCAGCTTTTCCCTCGCGACCAATGGGGCGACATCAACCATCTCCTGGTCCTCCACGGCCGGGACACCTGTACGGCCCGCAAGCCTCGCTGCCCCGACTGCATCCTCACGGCCCTCTGCCCCAAACACGGACTATCCTGA
- the tgt gene encoding tRNA guanosine(34) transglycosylase Tgt: MTTPGTFHILATDGQARTATLATAHGTIRTPVFMPVGTVGCVKALSPDDLLDLKAQIILGNTYHLYILPGDELVARRGGLHTFSGWNGPILTDSGGFQVFSLQGLRKISEDGVEFRSHRDGSKHFFSPEKVVSIQRNLGSDIMMVLDECVPYGADKAYTAKSLGLTTRWAARCRQAYPQGSGNQLQFGIVQGGFFPDLRTESARQICDLPFDGFAIGGLSVGESKPLMLEIMRHTAPLLPPDKPRYLMGVGTPMDILDGIEAGIDMFDCVLPSRNARNGTLYTSLGKVNIKRAEYKEDDGPLDPNCGCYACTRFSRAYLRHLYMARELLAYRLNTIHNLHYFLSLTHGAAQAILDGNFTTFKAHVEAVHAHA, encoded by the coding sequence ATGACCACACCCGGCACCTTCCACATTCTGGCCACGGACGGCCAGGCCAGAACCGCGACCCTGGCCACGGCCCACGGGACCATCCGCACCCCGGTATTCATGCCCGTAGGCACGGTGGGCTGCGTCAAGGCTCTGAGCCCGGACGACCTCCTGGACCTCAAGGCCCAGATCATTCTGGGCAACACCTACCATCTCTATATCTTGCCCGGCGATGAACTGGTGGCCCGGCGCGGCGGGCTGCACACCTTTTCCGGGTGGAACGGCCCGATCCTCACGGACAGCGGGGGGTTTCAGGTCTTCAGCCTGCAGGGCCTGCGCAAAATCAGCGAGGACGGTGTGGAGTTCCGCTCCCACCGGGACGGCTCCAAGCACTTTTTTTCTCCGGAAAAGGTGGTGTCCATTCAACGCAACCTGGGCTCGGACATCATGATGGTCCTGGACGAATGCGTGCCCTACGGCGCGGACAAGGCCTACACGGCCAAATCCCTGGGTCTGACCACCCGCTGGGCCGCACGGTGCCGCCAGGCCTATCCCCAAGGTTCGGGCAACCAGCTCCAATTCGGGATCGTCCAGGGCGGCTTCTTCCCGGACCTACGCACGGAAAGCGCCCGTCAGATTTGTGATCTGCCTTTTGACGGCTTCGCCATCGGGGGCTTAAGCGTAGGCGAATCCAAGCCGCTGATGCTGGAGATCATGCGCCACACCGCCCCCCTGCTGCCCCCGGACAAGCCCAGGTATCTGATGGGCGTGGGCACGCCCATGGACATCCTGGATGGGATTGAGGCGGGTATCGACATGTTCGACTGCGTTCTGCCCTCGCGCAACGCCCGCAACGGCACCCTGTACACCTCCCTGGGCAAGGTGAACATCAAGCGCGCCGAGTACAAGGAGGACGACGGCCCTCTGGACCCCAACTGCGGTTGCTACGCCTGCACCCGGTTCTCCAGGGCCTACCTGCGCCACCTGTACATGGCCCGGGAACTGCTGGCCTACCGCCTGAACACCATCCACAACCTGCACTACTTCCTGTCATTGACCCACGGCGCGGCCCAGGCCATACTTGACGGCAATTTCACGACCTTCAAAGCCCATGTGGAGGCCGTTCATGCCCATGCCTGA
- a CDS encoding TraB/GumN family protein — MPMPEELSPEQHDQLLNQARVPEHSIHYMKAVSGGRPFLLNDYLFLHAEDWLLAVGYSIHGGDDPPEAFDRALQEARRSTGVVNCWAICPELPERLRLYRTNQDQYYVLPAESPIPSRLSRLADKAAARLTVDRGTTFTAAHRRLWAEFTSRVALPPTVRELYARTESVLPLCPDLFLLNAWDDAGNLAACLLLDTAPRPFLSYLLGAHSRQNQTPYASDLLFREMIRIAREAGKAYLHLGLGVNPGIRRFKEKWGASPTTAYEMAEWTETPDFRDDLGDLMRTMVHMPHVQMTREQYWNSLPSQRPYRLIWELEKNGRTSWIGGTAHFFCCSFESSMRRLFEKVDTVIFEGPLDQASLDHVARIGQTPETSSPRLMDAMTEEEFHKLERVVNGPRGFWARFLGTEDPNPIDVRQYLAENRHWYAFFSLWTHFLRRHDWNHSVDLEAWHLAQEMGKEVRGMESIDEQIATLESVPVERIVRFFRQCGLWKGFIRRNMRAYLKGDLDAMMGTSAEFPSRTDLVIDRRDALFLERMLPRITTGRCAVFVGSAHMFNLQKMLADAGFAVRKLRKI, encoded by the coding sequence ATGCCCATGCCTGAAGAACTGTCCCCGGAGCAGCACGACCAGCTCTTGAACCAGGCCCGCGTTCCGGAACATTCCATCCATTACATGAAGGCCGTGTCCGGAGGCCGTCCCTTTCTGCTGAACGACTACCTGTTTCTGCACGCCGAGGACTGGCTCCTGGCCGTGGGCTATTCGATTCATGGCGGCGATGATCCCCCCGAAGCTTTTGACCGGGCCTTGCAGGAGGCCCGCCGCTCCACTGGGGTCGTGAACTGTTGGGCGATCTGCCCGGAACTGCCTGAACGTCTTCGCCTGTATCGCACCAACCAGGACCAATACTACGTCCTGCCCGCTGAGAGCCCGATTCCATCCCGCCTTTCCCGCCTGGCGGACAAAGCCGCAGCCCGGCTGACCGTGGACCGGGGCACCACCTTCACCGCGGCCCATCGCCGTCTCTGGGCCGAATTCACCAGCCGGGTCGCCCTGCCGCCCACTGTGCGCGAACTGTACGCCCGCACCGAGAGCGTCCTGCCCCTGTGCCCGGACCTGTTCCTGCTCAATGCCTGGGACGATGCAGGCAATCTCGCCGCCTGCCTGCTCCTGGACACTGCGCCGCGCCCGTTCCTGAGCTACCTGCTGGGCGCGCATTCGCGCCAAAACCAGACGCCCTACGCCTCGGACCTGCTGTTTCGGGAAATGATCCGCATCGCCCGGGAAGCGGGCAAGGCTTACCTGCATCTGGGGCTGGGCGTGAATCCCGGCATCCGTCGGTTCAAGGAAAAATGGGGTGCATCGCCGACAACGGCCTACGAAATGGCCGAATGGACCGAAACCCCGGATTTTCGCGACGACCTGGGCGATTTGATGCGCACAATGGTCCACATGCCCCACGTCCAGATGACCAGGGAGCAGTACTGGAACAGCCTGCCTTCACAGCGCCCCTACCGGTTGATCTGGGAACTGGAGAAGAACGGCCGGACGTCCTGGATCGGCGGGACCGCGCATTTTTTCTGCTGCAGCTTCGAAAGTTCCATGCGCCGGTTGTTCGAAAAGGTGGACACCGTGATCTTCGAGGGACCGCTGGATCAGGCCAGCCTGGATCACGTGGCCCGGATCGGCCAGACTCCGGAGACGTCTTCACCCAGATTGATGGATGCCATGACCGAGGAGGAATTCCACAAGCTGGAACGCGTGGTCAACGGACCGCGCGGTTTCTGGGCCAGGTTCCTGGGCACGGAGGACCCCAACCCCATCGATGTTCGGCAATACCTGGCAGAGAACCGGCACTGGTATGCCTTTTTCTCCCTCTGGACACACTTTTTACGCCGCCACGACTGGAACCACTCCGTGGACCTGGAGGCCTGGCATCTGGCCCAGGAAATGGGCAAGGAGGTCCGGGGCATGGAGTCCATCGACGAGCAGATCGCCACCCTGGAAAGCGTCCCCGTGGAGCGTATCGTGCGCTTCTTTCGTCAATGCGGCCTCTGGAAAGGGTTCATCCGCCGGAACATGCGCGCCTACCTCAAGGGCGACCTGGACGCCATGATGGGCACCAGCGCCGAATTTCCCTCCCGCACGGACCTGGTCATCGATCGCCGCGACGCCCTGTTTCTGGAACGGATGTTGCCAAGAATCACCACCGGACGCTGCGCCGTGTTCGTGGGCTCGGCGCATATGTTCAATCTGCAAAAAATGCTGGCCGATGCCGGATTCGCGGTCCGCAAACTGCGGAAGATCTGA
- a CDS encoding NF038143 family protein: MATATQQSYQIIWDHEQRFAKELARRVVEKPRLTVWRVLFPPFLIYHYLKLREYQTDLESFAKGVVRSKILAMESALEETTTGKKDAAYKSVFGAQDPESAPGEIRLRNAQVAEVELLKAHYLKLLRSQGSSYQALIKKTYKSTGEYRRFLTKLAQTEDAVQKEVLHLHQTSATAQAVSRKMRETAKSLRDEEVKAFFG; the protein is encoded by the coding sequence ATGGCTACGGCTACTCAACAAAGCTATCAGATAATCTGGGACCACGAACAACGGTTCGCCAAGGAACTGGCCCGCCGGGTCGTGGAAAAGCCCAGGCTGACCGTCTGGCGGGTCCTGTTCCCTCCCTTCTTGATATATCACTACCTCAAGCTGCGGGAATACCAGACCGACCTGGAGAGCTTCGCCAAAGGAGTGGTCCGCTCGAAAATCCTGGCCATGGAATCGGCCTTGGAGGAGACGACCACCGGCAAGAAGGATGCGGCGTACAAAAGCGTCTTCGGAGCCCAGGACCCGGAAAGCGCCCCCGGCGAGATACGGTTGCGCAACGCACAGGTCGCCGAGGTGGAGCTGCTCAAGGCGCACTACCTGAAGCTTCTGCGGAGCCAGGGTTCCAGCTACCAAGCCCTGATCAAGAAGACCTACAAAAGCACCGGCGAATACCGCCGCTTCCTGACAAAACTGGCCCAGACCGAGGACGCCGTCCAGAAAGAGGTGCTGCACCTCCACCAAACCAGCGCCACGGCCCAGGCCGTCAGCCGAAAGATGCGGGAGACGGCCAAGAGTTTGCGGGACGAAGAGGTGAAAGCCTTCTTTGGATAG
- a CDS encoding radical SAM protein, with protein MGATDSLAGRVRQWWEHKVLLNPKDWMQIEVTSKCNAACAYCPRTVYREHWHDRFMSLDTFRRLLPTLRKTKLAYLQGWGEPFLHPEFPTMVRLAKEAGCTVGVTTNGMLLTEERLVQVLEAGLDILAFSLTGTTPERNDPARAGAPLVKVLEKMKMVQRVKQERGTVKPVVHIAYMLLRSGLDDLEGLPRLMADHGVEQAVVSVLDFEPGIELSEEVLAPKDDQERHALEERFARLREAAVKLGVTIHTPSFASRGKDEPVCAENVQRTLFVSADGEISPCVYANVPVDQAEYARQGQPAPYSRVTFGNVNDELLPVLWRGKPYEQFREGLEKNRPATICRNCPKRKR; from the coding sequence ATGGGCGCGACGGATTCCTTGGCCGGAAGAGTGCGGCAATGGTGGGAGCACAAGGTGTTGCTGAATCCCAAGGACTGGATGCAGATCGAGGTCACGTCCAAATGCAACGCGGCCTGTGCCTATTGCCCGCGAACCGTGTACCGCGAGCACTGGCATGACCGCTTCATGTCCCTGGACACGTTTCGGCGTTTGCTGCCGACCCTGCGCAAGACCAAGCTGGCCTACCTGCAAGGCTGGGGAGAACCGTTTCTGCATCCGGAATTTCCGACCATGGTCCGTCTGGCCAAGGAGGCCGGATGCACCGTGGGCGTGACCACCAACGGCATGCTGTTGACCGAGGAGCGACTGGTTCAGGTCCTGGAGGCCGGACTGGACATCCTGGCCTTTTCCCTGACCGGCACGACGCCGGAACGCAACGATCCGGCCCGGGCCGGAGCGCCGTTGGTCAAGGTGCTGGAAAAAATGAAGATGGTCCAGCGGGTCAAACAGGAACGGGGCACCGTCAAGCCCGTGGTACACATCGCCTACATGCTGCTGCGCTCCGGTCTGGACGACCTGGAAGGGTTGCCCCGGCTGATGGCCGACCACGGGGTGGAACAGGCCGTGGTCAGCGTCCTGGACTTCGAGCCGGGAATTGAACTCTCCGAGGAAGTGCTCGCGCCCAAGGACGACCAGGAACGCCACGCCCTGGAAGAACGCTTCGCCCGGCTACGCGAGGCGGCCGTGAAGCTGGGCGTGACCATCCACACGCCCAGCTTCGCCTCCAGGGGCAAGGACGAGCCGGTCTGCGCCGAAAACGTCCAGCGGACCCTATTCGTCTCCGCGGACGGCGAAATCTCTCCCTGTGTCTACGCCAACGTCCCCGTGGACCAAGCCGAATACGCCCGCCAAGGCCAACCCGCGCCATACAGCCGGGTCACCTTCGGCAACGTCAACGACGAACTGCTGCCCGTACTCTGGCGCGGAAAACCCTACGAACAGTTCCGTGAAGGCCTGGAAAAAAACAGACCGGCCACGATTTGCCGGAACTGTCCGAAGCGGAAGAGGTGA
- a CDS encoding NF038143 family protein: MSLNLREKYDIILAHERQFAYRLAKDVVKKPEVSVWMILLPVLFVHHMMKMTQYKTGIHTFASNILGTKTKALDKALQDVETGAIQEYGPADYFPDVPLESKQEIELADKQIKVLSLMKQHYRTLLEQSGNALEDLVRGAYGSSGAYRFYLNKLAEAEDVINRHLRENFHTSEEAGAVMSRIEERMAEMREEELRFFFQGEAV; encoded by the coding sequence TTGTCACTGAATTTACGGGAAAAGTACGATATCATCCTCGCCCACGAACGGCAGTTCGCCTACCGGCTGGCCAAGGACGTGGTCAAAAAGCCCGAGGTGTCGGTCTGGATGATCTTGTTGCCGGTACTCTTCGTGCACCACATGATGAAAATGACCCAGTACAAGACGGGTATCCATACCTTTGCGAGCAATATTCTGGGCACGAAAACAAAGGCCTTGGACAAGGCTCTTCAGGACGTAGAAACCGGAGCAATCCAGGAATACGGTCCAGCAGATTATTTCCCCGATGTGCCGCTGGAGTCCAAACAGGAGATCGAACTGGCCGACAAGCAGATCAAGGTTTTGAGCCTCATGAAACAACACTATCGAACCCTGCTCGAACAATCCGGAAACGCTCTGGAAGATTTGGTCCGGGGCGCATACGGGTCTTCCGGCGCGTATCGATTCTACCTGAACAAACTGGCCGAGGCCGAAGACGTGATCAACCGCCACTTGCGGGAGAATTTCCATACCTCCGAGGAGGCCGGGGCGGTCATGAGCCGGATTGAGGAACGGATGGCGGAGATGCGGGAGGAGGAGCTGCGGTTTTTCTTTCAGGGAGAGGCGGTTTGA
- a CDS encoding NF038143 family protein, with amino-acid sequence MPIDPESKLLKVQLKAILAEEREFASRVVYFRRADTQPPWWYNFIPFKFLVEYFVRKKETTQFSQKHLRFKETALRAAEEVVRSGNTERPRQEMKGELREFWMREQKLESREVYENLSAMMDLLMDHYLRLLQTREREYLLMVRGAYRDRPAYQEFLTRMEQVEHAIDQGVVEALGKTWPEPYIQSKQKAIRDVRKRALDDAF; translated from the coding sequence GTGCCCATTGATCCCGAATCCAAACTTCTCAAGGTCCAACTCAAGGCTATCCTGGCCGAGGAACGGGAGTTCGCCTCCAGGGTGGTCTATTTCCGCCGCGCCGATACCCAGCCGCCGTGGTGGTACAACTTCATCCCATTTAAATTTCTGGTCGAATATTTCGTTCGTAAAAAAGAAACAACGCAGTTCAGCCAAAAGCATTTGCGCTTCAAGGAAACGGCCTTGCGGGCGGCGGAGGAAGTCGTCCGGTCCGGGAACACGGAGCGCCCTCGGCAGGAAATGAAGGGGGAACTGCGGGAGTTCTGGATGCGCGAGCAGAAGCTGGAGTCCCGGGAGGTCTATGAAAACCTGTCCGCCATGATGGACCTGCTCATGGATCACTATCTGCGACTGCTGCAAACCAGGGAGCGGGAATACCTGCTGATGGTTCGCGGGGCCTATCGGGACCGACCGGCATACCAGGAATTCCTGACCCGCATGGAGCAGGTGGAACACGCCATTGACCAGGGAGTCGTGGAGGCCCTGGGAAAAACCTGGCCGGAGCCGTACATCCAGAGCAAGCAAAAGGCCATCCGAGACGTCCGCAAGCGGGCACTGGACGACGCATTTTAG
- a CDS encoding YeiH family protein gives MAENQTDNVVTETKIPMITQMHTTEDWWAIWLGGLILILAVLAAMAAKPDVASMAEFRATMERESEMAGFRTIAYTEAEAKLNSVRARDHGFLKTINSYLAKPGRWSSNPLDSLYRSEAAAAEIRAANAERLQRATDRLNEARANAQAAEDLAREANFQNTQLNQEARALLGEWRAARSSHSSARSAANTQPFNRIPTLLGLMVITALIFAIGGKFMGYNLGQYFAGFPIVFGLAVLSYVIAGQETIRAYGFSYVLWGIALGMLISNTIGTPKFLKTAAQTEYFIKTGLVLLGASILINLILMVGLPGIFVTWVVTPIVLIGTYWFGQNVIKVESKQLNITVSSDMSVSGVSAAIAAAAASRAKKEELTLAIGMSMIFVVVMIFALPTFANWVGMHPVWAGAWLGGTVDNTGSVVAAGELIGPEAMYVAATIKMIQNVMIGVMAFGVAAYWCLKVEPERACAAGSTPMKFTAAGALSEIWYRFPKFILGFIGASIIFSALGASMGEDWQQAMIRSGALAWANGFRDWFFAIAFVSIGLSISYKELKEPLKGGKALILYVCGQSFNLLLTAFVAYIMFMVLFRDVTDRLMSMGL, from the coding sequence ATGGCGGAAAATCAAACGGACAATGTGGTTACTGAAACCAAAATCCCCATGATCACCCAGATGCACACCACCGAGGACTGGTGGGCCATCTGGCTGGGTGGGTTGATTCTCATCCTGGCGGTACTTGCGGCCATGGCGGCCAAGCCGGACGTTGCCAGCATGGCTGAATTTCGGGCAACCATGGAACGTGAGTCGGAAATGGCCGGATTCCGGACAATTGCCTATACAGAGGCCGAGGCCAAATTGAACTCCGTTAGAGCCCGCGATCACGGTTTTCTGAAGACCATCAACAGTTATCTTGCCAAGCCAGGTCGGTGGAGTAGCAATCCTCTGGACTCCCTGTACCGCAGCGAGGCCGCGGCGGCTGAAATCCGCGCAGCCAACGCCGAGCGCCTGCAGCGGGCCACCGATCGTCTAAACGAAGCCCGGGCCAATGCCCAGGCTGCTGAGGATCTGGCCAGGGAAGCGAATTTTCAGAACACCCAGCTGAACCAGGAAGCCCGCGCCCTACTGGGTGAGTGGCGCGCAGCCCGGAGCAGCCACTCCAGCGCTCGTAGCGCGGCCAATACCCAGCCCTTCAACCGGATTCCCACATTGTTGGGGCTGATGGTCATAACGGCCTTGATTTTTGCCATTGGCGGCAAGTTCATGGGCTATAATCTAGGGCAGTATTTTGCCGGCTTCCCCATTGTTTTCGGGCTGGCGGTTCTTTCCTACGTCATTGCCGGGCAGGAAACCATCAGAGCCTACGGATTCTCCTACGTCTTGTGGGGTATCGCGCTGGGCATGCTCATCTCCAACACCATTGGAACGCCCAAGTTTCTCAAGACAGCGGCCCAAACCGAATACTTCATCAAGACCGGTCTGGTCCTTCTGGGCGCCAGCATCCTGATCAACCTGATCCTGATGGTCGGTCTGCCCGGTATCTTCGTCACCTGGGTGGTCACGCCCATCGTGCTCATCGGTACCTACTGGTTCGGTCAGAATGTGATCAAGGTGGAATCCAAGCAGTTGAACATCACGGTTTCCTCGGACATGAGCGTTTCCGGCGTGTCCGCGGCCATCGCCGCCGCCGCCGCCTCCCGGGCCAAGAAGGAAGAATTGACCCTGGCCATCGGCATGTCCATGATCTTCGTGGTGGTCATGATCTTCGCCCTGCCGACCTTTGCCAACTGGGTGGGCATGCATCCGGTCTGGGCCGGCGCCTGGTTGGGCGGCACGGTTGACAACACCGGTTCCGTGGTTGCCGCTGGTGAATTGATCGGTCCGGAAGCCATGTACGTGGCCGCGACCATCAAGATGATCCAGAACGTGATGATCGGCGTGATGGCCTTTGGCGTGGCCGCCTACTGGTGCCTGAAGGTTGAGCCTGAACGCGCCTGCGCCGCCGGATCCACCCCCATGAAGTTCACCGCCGCCGGGGCCCTGTCCGAAATCTGGTACCGGTTCCCCAAGTTCATTCTGGGTTTCATCGGCGCGTCCATCATTTTCTCCGCCTTGGGCGCGAGCATGGGGGAAGACTGGCAGCAGGCCATGATTCGTAGTGGAGCCCTGGCCTGGGCCAATGGCTTCCGTGACTGGTTCTTCGCCATCGCCTTCGTGAGCATCGGCTTGAGCATCAGCTACAAGGAACTCAAGGAGCCCCTGAAGGGCGGCAAGGCACTGATCCTGTACGTTTGCGGTCAGAGCTTCAACCTCCTGCTTACCGCCTTCGTGGCCTACATCATGTTCATGGTCCTGTTCCGCGACGTCACCGACCGGCTGATGTCCATGGGCCTGTAA
- a CDS encoding c-type heme family protein → MPPKSPADETSQSGKSHLFHKSLGFRSRFLVATGLSLLLVCFAGAYLIYLRETAQMEKHAYEKTMMVMAAVEASRKYVRDELRPRMSEEFGEEFFMVQAMSTSYVGRAVMDNFNQVLPHYEYRRVARNARNPRSEANSLELSMINLFQLNPELQNWQGTLNVEDEKQFMRFKPVYFEESCMSCHGDPVHAPRDMLDMYGTERGFWNQPGDLAGVMAVGIPVHKALAEIRDQAASVFFSLFLGATLFFLLMAFIFNRAVVNNLHGVLNIFREEAEEKSLREYLPSPNPMDPRDEIQELTEAAVSMSDHLRRTKQELKNYAQDLEGKVARRTEALQQSEQLLQEKVRARKQELQTLNALAELTTAAVSLSEILPQVQQRTLQVFPAQGSGIYLYDKAHQQLTLQYQENAADLPPAVPLQHVVPTVLEARPNRLVDAIAQAANGQASCFDRREAAGNLNIPLLCRGEILGVLSFIGVDCKFVTQEQMELLLSIGRQIGIAVESLQNMEKLIQSKELLQSVFDGITDQVVLMGRDFGIRMVNKAYTERYNVDTEEVIGRKCFEIHGSGENPCKECGLKTAMHTRSAVVYESSCPAQQGIFQVHCYPVTDEQGEVESVIRYVKEITDQKHVEQKIQQTEKMVAMGQLAAGVAHEINNPLGVILCYVELLKRQLADYPQGLKDLSTIEKQTLNCKRIVSDLLHFARSPETKKQTASFNQIVDDVLTMVAEQFKKQGVIVEQRLDPDLPSQSMDVNKMKQVVLNLLMNAHQAIEGRDGRITLETDSFPAAKTVRLVIRDNGHGIPEYIQDKIFDPFFSTKNTGEGTGLGLSVSYGIVREHGGEISVLSKPGEWTEFRIDLPLDGENN, encoded by the coding sequence ATGCCTCCCAAAAGCCCCGCCGATGAAACCAGCCAGTCAGGCAAAAGCCATCTCTTCCACAAATCCTTGGGATTCAGATCCAGGTTCCTGGTGGCCACGGGTTTGAGTCTGCTCCTGGTCTGCTTCGCCGGAGCCTACCTGATCTATCTGCGCGAAACGGCGCAGATGGAAAAACACGCCTACGAAAAGACCATGATGGTCATGGCCGCGGTGGAGGCCAGCCGCAAGTACGTTCGTGACGAACTGCGGCCGCGAATGTCCGAGGAATTCGGTGAGGAGTTCTTCATGGTCCAGGCCATGTCCACCTCCTACGTCGGACGGGCCGTGATGGACAATTTCAATCAGGTTCTGCCCCACTACGAATACCGGCGAGTGGCCCGCAACGCCCGCAATCCCAGGTCCGAGGCCAACAGTCTGGAACTCTCCATGATCAATCTGTTTCAGCTCAATCCGGAACTCCAAAACTGGCAGGGCACGCTGAACGTCGAGGACGAAAAACAGTTCATGCGCTTCAAGCCCGTCTACTTCGAGGAATCCTGCATGAGCTGTCATGGCGATCCGGTCCACGCCCCGCGGGACATGCTGGACATGTACGGCACGGAACGCGGATTCTGGAACCAGCCCGGCGATCTGGCCGGGGTGATGGCCGTGGGCATTCCGGTGCACAAGGCCCTGGCCGAGATCCGGGATCAGGCGGCCTCGGTCTTTTTCTCCCTGTTTCTGGGGGCAACCCTCTTCTTTCTGCTCATGGCCTTCATCTTCAACCGAGCCGTGGTCAACAACCTGCACGGAGTGCTGAATATTTTCCGGGAGGAAGCCGAAGAAAAAAGCCTGCGCGAATATCTGCCCAGCCCAAACCCCATGGATCCACGGGACGAAATCCAGGAGCTGACCGAAGCCGCGGTAAGCATGTCCGATCATCTGCGCCGTACCAAACAGGAGTTGAAGAACTACGCCCAGGACCTGGAAGGAAAAGTGGCCCGTAGGACCGAGGCCTTGCAACAGTCCGAACAGCTGCTGCAAGAGAAGGTTCGGGCCAGAAAACAGGAGTTGCAGACCCTTAACGCCCTGGCCGAACTGACCACGGCGGCGGTCTCGCTGTCCGAAATCCTGCCCCAGGTCCAACAACGCACGCTCCAGGTCTTCCCGGCCCAGGGCTCCGGCATCTACCTCTACGACAAGGCCCACCAGCAACTGACGCTGCAATACCAGGAAAACGCCGCCGACCTGCCGCCCGCCGTTCCCTTGCAACACGTCGTCCCCACAGTCCTGGAAGCCCGGCCCAATCGGCTGGTGGACGCCATTGCCCAGGCCGCCAATGGTCAGGCCAGCTGCTTCGACCGCCGGGAGGCAGCCGGCAATCTGAACATTCCCCTGCTCTGTCGCGGCGAAATCCTCGGAGTGCTCTCCTTTATCGGCGTGGACTGCAAGTTCGTCACCCAGGAACAGATGGAACTGCTGCTGTCCATCGGCCGCCAGATCGGCATTGCCGTGGAAAGCTTGCAGAACATGGAGAAACTGATTCAGAGCAAGGAACTGCTCCAATCCGTGTTTGACGGAATCACCGACCAGGTGGTGTTGATGGGCCGGGATTTCGGCATCCGAATGGTCAACAAGGCCTACACCGAACGCTACAACGTGGACACGGAAGAGGTCATCGGGCGAAAGTGTTTCGAGATCCACGGCAGCGGAGAAAACCCGTGCAAGGAGTGCGGCCTGAAGACGGCGATGCACACTAGGTCGGCGGTGGTCTACGAAAGCAGTTGTCCGGCCCAACAAGGCATCTTTCAGGTCCATTGCTATCCGGTCACGGACGAGCAGGGGGAAGTGGAAAGCGTCATCCGCTACGTCAAGGAAATCACCGACCAAAAGCATGTGGAGCAGAAGATCCAACAGACCGAGAAAATGGTGGCCATGGGCCAGTTGGCCGCCGGCGTGGCCCATGAGATCAACAATCCTTTGGGGGTGATCCTCTGCTACGTGGAGCTGCTCAAGCGTCAACTCGCCGACTACCCCCAGGGACTCAAGGACCTGAGCACCATTGAAAAGCAGACCCTGAACTGCAAGCGCATCGTCAGCGACCTGCTGCACTTTGCCCGCAGTCCGGAGACCAAGAAACAGACGGCGTCCTTCAACCAGATCGTGGACGACGTCCTGACCATGGTCGCCGAGCAGTTCAAGAAGCAAGGCGTCATCGTGGAGCAAAGACTGGATCCGGACCTGCCTTCGCAGAGCATGGACGTGAACAAAATGAAGCAGGTGGTCCTGAACCTGCTGATGAACGCCCATCAGGCCATCGAAGGCCGAGATGGCCGCATCACCTTGGAAACCGACTCCTTCCCCGCCGCCAAAACCGTTCGTCTCGTGATCCGGGACAACGGGCACGGCATACCGGAATACATCCAGGATAAAATTTTCGATCCGTTTTTCAGTACCAAGAACACCGGGGAGGGGACCGGCCTGGGACTTTCAGTGAGCTACGGCATTGTCCGGGAACACGGCGGAGAAATCAGCGTCCTGAGCAAACCAGGAGAATGGACGGAGTTCCGGATCGATCTTCCGCTGGACGGAGAGAACAATTGA